One window of Flavobacteriales bacterium genomic DNA carries:
- a CDS encoding formylmethanofuran dehydrogenase subunit E family protein encodes MIRALVIALLFSACSTEPVADAPVANAAMEWRVVDTDFSKGRLGNEQAVSFDDLVTFHGHWCDGLVVGAVGLGEALHTLYPSAPIDRTDLRIISRSSPCLTDVAVMLTGARAQFGTFQVSDTIPALYIVQRISDGKTVSVALRPGVKPERVDSLGRLAVQQLLSPCGLDSLQAIEEHFGKDLLAMDPKEAFIISEIPAFTWPAASGPTFTKTDILNKNAPRCASSTQRP; translated from the coding sequence GTGATCCGCGCACTCGTCATAGCATTGCTGTTTTCTGCGTGTTCCACAGAACCTGTTGCGGATGCGCCCGTAGCGAATGCTGCTATGGAGTGGCGCGTGGTCGACACGGACTTCAGCAAAGGACGTCTCGGCAACGAGCAGGCCGTAAGCTTCGATGATCTGGTGACCTTCCATGGGCATTGGTGCGATGGGCTCGTGGTGGGCGCGGTGGGTTTGGGCGAAGCGCTGCACACGCTGTACCCCTCGGCTCCTATCGATCGCACCGACCTGCGCATCATCAGTCGCTCCTCGCCCTGCCTCACCGATGTGGCCGTGATGCTCACCGGCGCCCGTGCCCAGTTCGGCACCTTCCAGGTGAGCGACACCATTCCGGCGCTCTACATCGTGCAACGCATCAGCGATGGAAAGACCGTTTCCGTGGCGTTGCGTCCCGGAGTGAAGCCGGAGCGCGTGGACAGTCTCGGTCGCCTCGCCGTGCAACAACTGCTCTCGCCGTGCGGATTGGATTCGTTGCAAGCCATCGAGGAGCATTTCGGAAAGGACTTGCTCGCAATGGATCCGAAGGAAGCCTTCATCATCTCCGAGATCCCTGCATTCACATGGCCCGCAGCCAGCGGACCCACCTTCACCAAGACCGACATCCTCAACAAGAACGCGCCCCGCTGCGCATCATCAACCCAAAGACCATGA
- the arsB gene encoding ACR3 family arsenite efflux transporter: protein MKKRLNFLDRFLTLWIFAAMALGVGIGYFAPGITASINDASSGTTNIPLAIGLILMMIPPLAKVNYAKLGSVLKHPRVLGTGLFMSWIVGPALMFGLALLFLRTMPEYFSGVMLIALAPCIAMVLVWNDLAQGDRELAAGLVALNSILQILFYSSYAWLYVTVLPPLFGVEGYTVNVTIGEITRTVLIYLGIPFVTGFLLRFFLVRWKGEEWYTTRFIPAIAPITLIALLFTIVVMFSLKGRMIVDIPLDVFRVALPLTLFFLLMFLGTFFLVKRLGGSYKETTTLAFTAGSNNFELGIAVAIAVFGLNSGQAFAAVVGPLIEVPVLIALVHFALKRMGRFNS, encoded by the coding sequence ATGAAGAAGCGCCTGAACTTCCTGGACCGCTTCCTTACGCTCTGGATCTTCGCGGCCATGGCCTTGGGCGTGGGCATCGGCTACTTCGCACCCGGTATCACGGCTTCCATCAATGACGCTTCCAGCGGCACCACGAACATCCCGCTCGCCATCGGCCTTATTCTGATGATGATCCCGCCGCTCGCCAAGGTGAACTACGCCAAGCTCGGCAGCGTGCTGAAGCATCCGCGCGTGCTGGGCACCGGCCTGTTCATGAGCTGGATCGTGGGGCCCGCGCTGATGTTCGGCCTTGCCCTGCTCTTCCTGCGCACCATGCCGGAATACTTCTCCGGTGTGATGCTCATCGCCCTCGCGCCGTGCATCGCCATGGTGCTCGTGTGGAACGACCTGGCGCAAGGCGACCGCGAACTCGCGGCCGGACTGGTGGCACTGAACAGCATCCTGCAGATCCTCTTCTACAGCAGCTACGCGTGGCTGTATGTCACCGTGCTTCCGCCGCTGTTCGGCGTGGAAGGGTACACGGTGAACGTCACCATCGGCGAGATCACGCGCACCGTGCTCATCTACTTGGGCATCCCCTTCGTCACGGGCTTCCTGCTCCGCTTCTTCCTGGTCCGCTGGAAAGGAGAGGAATGGTACACCACGCGCTTCATCCCCGCCATCGCGCCCATCACGCTCATCGCCCTGCTCTTCACCATTGTGGTGATGTTCAGCCTCAAGGGCCGCATGATCGTGGACATCCCGCTGGACGTATTCCGCGTGGCACTGCCGCTCACGCTGTTCTTCCTGCTCATGTTCCTCGGCACCTTCTTCCTGGTGAAGCGGCTCGGTGGCAGCTACAAGGAGACCACCACCCTCGCGTTCACCGCAGGCAGCAACAACTTCGAGCTCGGCATCGCCGTGGCCATCGCCGTGTTCGGGTTGAACTCCGGGCAGGCCTTCGCGGCCGTGGTAGGTCCGTTGATCGAAGTACCGGTGCTCATCGCCCTCGTACACTTCGCCTTGAAACGAATGGGACGCTTCAACTCCTGA
- a CDS encoding winged helix-turn-helix transcriptional regulator, with translation MLRTAVDIEYTEQEEETARYAKALGHPVRIRILRLLASRSCCYNGDLTEEIPMAQSTISQHLKALKEAGLIQGEILPPKIKYCINKENWKHVQKHFRDLLR, from the coding sequence ATGTTGCGCACAGCCGTTGATATTGAATACACCGAGCAAGAGGAGGAGACCGCCCGCTATGCGAAGGCGCTGGGTCATCCGGTGCGCATCCGCATCCTCAGGTTGCTGGCCAGCCGCTCGTGCTGCTATAACGGCGACCTCACCGAGGAGATCCCCATGGCACAAAGTACCATCAGCCAGCACCTAAAAGCGCTGAAGGAGGCCGGCCTCATCCAAGGCGAGATCCTTCCCCCGAAGATCAAGTACTGCATTAACAAGGAGAACTGGAAGCATGTGCAGAAGCATTTCCGCGACCTGCTCCGATAG
- a CDS encoding arsenate reductase ArsC: MRILVLCTGNSCRSQMAQGYLQHFAGKRAEIFSAGVETHGVNPRAIAVMKEDGIDISHHTSTNVDEYADIAFDHVITVCDNAREACPVFPSHAAKHHHNFTDPAKVTGTEEEVMNAFRKVRGEIKAYCRDFVERHVLVL; the protein is encoded by the coding sequence ATGCGCATCCTCGTCCTTTGTACTGGCAACAGTTGCCGCAGCCAAATGGCCCAAGGCTATTTGCAACACTTCGCCGGAAAACGCGCGGAGATCTTCAGCGCCGGCGTGGAGACTCATGGCGTGAACCCGCGCGCCATCGCGGTGATGAAGGAGGACGGCATCGACATCAGCCACCACACTTCGACCAACGTTGATGAATACGCGGACATCGCCTTCGACCATGTGATCACGGTGTGCGACAATGCCCGCGAGGCCTGCCCGGTCTTCCCAAGCCACGCCGCGAAGCACCACCACAACTTCACCGACCCCGCGAAGGTGACGGGCACCGAGGAGGAAGTGATGAACGCGTTCCGCAAGGTGCGCGGGGAGATCAAGGCTTACTGCCGCGACTTCGTGGAACGGCACGTTCTCGTCCTATGA
- a CDS encoding permease produces the protein MFDWLDQLIALLVYDTIGLSSESRWGHALHFFFYDSIKILLLLFLITFLMGIVNSYFPIDRIRAFLSRNKLYGAEYLMASTFGAITPFCSCSSVPLFIGFVKGGIPLGVTFAFLITSPLVNEVAIAMFIGMFGLKTTLIYVASGILLGTLGGYVLGRLKLEPLLSDWTQGVMHQAQEEEAFSEGRRTFSQRLPEITREAFGIVKSVVLYVLIGIGIGAAMHGFIPTGFFEQYISKGNPFAVPIAVILGVPMYSNAAGVLPIIQVMVQKGVPLGTAIAFMMAVVGLSLPEGTLLKKVMSWKLIAIFFGTITFLIIVSGYLFNLIL, from the coding sequence ATGTTCGACTGGCTCGACCAACTTATTGCGCTGCTGGTGTACGACACCATCGGGCTTTCGTCGGAGAGCCGCTGGGGACATGCGCTGCACTTCTTCTTCTACGATTCGATCAAGATCCTGCTGCTGCTGTTCCTGATCACCTTCCTGATGGGCATCGTGAACAGCTACTTCCCGATCGACCGCATCCGCGCCTTCCTCTCGCGCAACAAGCTCTATGGGGCGGAATACCTGATGGCTTCCACCTTTGGAGCGATCACACCGTTCTGCTCGTGCAGCTCCGTACCCCTGTTCATCGGCTTCGTAAAAGGCGGCATCCCGCTGGGCGTCACCTTCGCCTTCCTCATCACCTCTCCGTTGGTGAACGAAGTGGCCATCGCCATGTTCATCGGCATGTTCGGGCTGAAGACCACCTTGATCTACGTGGCCAGCGGCATCTTGCTCGGCACGCTCGGCGGCTACGTCCTCGGCCGCTTGAAGCTGGAACCGCTGCTGAGCGACTGGACACAAGGCGTGATGCACCAAGCGCAGGAGGAAGAGGCCTTCAGCGAAGGACGGCGCACCTTCTCGCAACGCCTGCCGGAGATCACGCGGGAAGCCTTCGGCATCGTGAAGAGCGTGGTGCTGTATGTGCTCATCGGTATCGGGATCGGAGCGGCCATGCACGGGTTCATCCCCACGGGTTTCTTCGAGCAATACATCAGCAAGGGGAATCCGTTCGCGGTCCCGATCGCGGTGATCCTGGGCGTGCCGATGTATTCCAATGCGGCCGGGGTGTTGCCCATCATTCAGGTGATGGTGCAGAAAGGCGTTCCGCTCGGCACCGCCATCGCGTTCATGATGGCCGTGGTGGGCCTTTCACTCCCCGAAGGCACCTTGCTCAAGAAGGTGATGTCGTGGAAACTCATCGCCATCTTCTTCGGCACGATCACCTTCCTCATCATCGTTTCCGGCTACCTCTTCAACTTGATCCTGTGA
- a CDS encoding sulfite exporter TauE/SafE family protein: MDWLRDIATARETPALAAFALGLLTAVSPCPLATNISATAYIARELKYPRAALVSGLLYTLGRAFSYTVLGAVLYWGASKFHVARFFQSKGELFLGPILVLLGLVLLNVIKIGSGTGGGFLNKLTERFKNKGHLGALVLGMLFALAFCPYSGALFFGSLIPMTLAPNGGLHLPVIFAIGTGLPVLLFAGVMAYSANQLSRVFNMVTRVEKVMRVLAGLAFLITGLYYIGIFAGLW, translated from the coding sequence ATGGACTGGTTGCGCGACATCGCCACGGCGCGGGAGACGCCCGCCTTGGCGGCCTTCGCTTTGGGACTGCTTACCGCAGTGAGCCCATGTCCGTTGGCCACCAACATCAGCGCCACGGCCTACATCGCACGCGAGCTGAAGTATCCGCGAGCAGCACTCGTGAGCGGTCTCCTGTACACGCTGGGTCGTGCATTCAGCTACACGGTGCTTGGTGCTGTACTTTATTGGGGCGCCAGCAAGTTCCACGTGGCGCGTTTCTTCCAAAGCAAGGGCGAGCTCTTCCTCGGTCCCATCCTCGTGCTGCTCGGCCTGGTGCTGCTCAACGTGATCAAGATCGGCAGCGGCACCGGCGGTGGTTTCCTCAACAAGCTCACGGAGCGCTTCAAGAACAAGGGACATCTCGGTGCGTTGGTGCTGGGGATGCTCTTCGCCCTGGCCTTCTGCCCATACAGCGGGGCGCTCTTCTTCGGCTCGTTGATCCCCATGACGCTCGCTCCCAACGGTGGCTTGCACTTGCCGGTGATCTTCGCCATTGGCACCGGCCTGCCCGTGCTGCTCTTCGCCGGCGTGATGGCCTATAGCGCCAACCAGCTCAGTCGCGTCTTCAACATGGTGACCCGAGTCGAGAAGGTGATGCGTGTTTTGGCGGGTTTGGCCTTCTTGATCACCGGACTTTATTACATCGGGATCTTCGCTGGTCTCTGGTAA
- a CDS encoding ChaN family lipoprotein, which yields MGRVPSLIAAFLLVGAASAQVLPAYALFNANGKKISHKKFLRTVSDADVVLFGEQHNNPIAHWLELVVAQELAARGPLVMGAEMIEADDQTVLDRYLRGEIDQAAFDTLACLWPNHATDYAALVDLAKEKNLPFIATNVPRRYARAVSRGGFEALDTVPPAERAWMASLPIPFDPNLPGYMKMLTMLGDHGTPDVVKAQALKDATMAYFIAQNAKKGSRFLNFNGSFHSDFHEGIAWYLKQAHPEWKVMTIATVIPEQLDRLDAEFRGQADIILCVDEDIPGSD from the coding sequence ATGGGCCGGGTCCCGAGCCTCATTGCAGCCTTCCTGCTGGTGGGCGCAGCAAGTGCGCAGGTGCTTCCGGCCTACGCCCTCTTCAATGCGAACGGCAAAAAGATCTCACACAAAAAATTCCTGCGCACGGTGTCCGATGCCGACGTGGTGCTCTTCGGCGAACAGCACAACAACCCGATCGCGCATTGGCTGGAGCTGGTGGTTGCACAGGAGCTTGCTGCGCGCGGCCCGCTGGTGATGGGCGCCGAGATGATCGAGGCCGACGACCAGACCGTGCTGGACCGCTACCTGCGCGGGGAGATCGACCAGGCCGCCTTCGATACGCTCGCATGCCTGTGGCCGAACCACGCCACGGACTACGCCGCATTGGTGGACCTGGCCAAGGAGAAGAACTTGCCGTTCATCGCCACCAATGTGCCGCGGCGATATGCCCGTGCGGTGAGCAGGGGTGGCTTCGAGGCCCTGGACACCGTGCCGCCAGCGGAACGCGCTTGGATGGCGTCTTTGCCGATACCCTTCGATCCCAACTTGCCCGGATATATGAAGATGCTGACGATGCTGGGCGACCACGGCACCCCGGACGTGGTGAAGGCCCAGGCCCTGAAGGATGCCACCATGGCGTACTTCATCGCGCAAAACGCGAAGAAGGGATCACGTTTCCTGAACTTCAACGGATCCTTTCATTCGGACTTCCATGAAGGCATCGCTTGGTACTTGAAGCAGGCGCACCCGGAATGGAAGGTGATGACCATCGCCACGGTGATCCCGGAGCAATTGGACCGCCTTGATGCCGAATTCCGTGGCCAAGCGGACATCATCCTGTGTGTGGACGAGGATATTCCCGGATCGGATTGA
- a CDS encoding TM0996/MTH895 family glutaredoxin-like protein, producing MKTIKVLGTGCAKCKSTIAAAEEAVRTTGADAQVIKVEDIQEMMKYNILTTPALVLDEVVMIKGRVPSVDEIAAMLR from the coding sequence ATGAAGACCATCAAAGTACTCGGCACCGGATGTGCCAAATGCAAGTCCACCATCGCCGCTGCGGAAGAAGCCGTACGCACCACCGGTGCGGATGCCCAAGTGATCAAGGTGGAGGACATCCAGGAGATGATGAAGTACAACATCCTCACCACGCCCGCGCTGGTGCTGGATGAAGTGGTGATGATCAAGGGCCGCGTGCCCAGCGTGGACGAGATCGCGGCCATGCTGCGCTGA
- a CDS encoding aldo/keto reductase — protein MQERQLGKTGPHSSAIGLGCMGMSDLYGASDDAESIATIHAALDAGITLIDTGDYYGMGHNELLIRDALKGRDRSKALISVKFGALRDAAGNWIGIDGRPVAVKNALAYTLRRLGTDHVDIYRLGRTDPNVPIEETVGAIADMVKAGYVRHIGLSEAGVDTIRRAAATHPISDLQIEYSLVSRGIEESILPLCRKSGIGVTAYGVLSRGLISGHWTADRDLAPDDFRKYAPRFSAENVQRNLALVEALRKVAEGRNATVAQIAIAWVLSRGEDIVPLVGARRRDRMKEALGALEIQLSGADLALIEEAVPSGAAAGERYPTPMMAHLDSERK, from the coding sequence ATGCAAGAACGTCAACTTGGAAAGACAGGCCCGCACAGCTCCGCCATCGGTTTGGGCTGCATGGGCATGAGCGATCTCTACGGAGCCAGCGACGACGCCGAGAGCATTGCGACCATCCACGCGGCGCTCGATGCGGGCATCACGCTTATCGACACGGGCGACTACTACGGCATGGGCCACAATGAACTGTTGATCCGTGACGCGTTGAAGGGCCGCGACCGGTCGAAAGCCCTGATCAGCGTGAAATTCGGCGCATTACGCGATGCGGCCGGCAATTGGATCGGCATCGATGGCCGACCCGTCGCTGTGAAGAACGCGCTGGCCTATACGCTACGTCGTCTCGGTACCGATCATGTGGACATCTACCGCCTTGGCCGCACCGATCCCAATGTGCCGATCGAGGAGACCGTGGGAGCGATCGCCGACATGGTAAAGGCAGGGTACGTGCGCCACATCGGGCTTTCGGAAGCTGGCGTGGACACCATACGGCGTGCCGCAGCCACGCATCCCATCAGCGATCTGCAGATCGAGTACTCGTTGGTATCACGTGGCATCGAGGAAAGCATCCTTCCGCTCTGCCGGAAATCGGGTATCGGCGTCACGGCCTATGGCGTGCTTTCGCGCGGATTGATCAGCGGGCATTGGACGGCCGATCGCGATCTGGCCCCGGACGACTTCCGCAAGTATGCGCCGCGCTTCAGCGCAGAGAACGTGCAGCGGAACCTGGCGCTCGTTGAAGCACTGCGGAAAGTGGCGGAAGGGCGCAACGCCACCGTGGCGCAGATCGCCATTGCTTGGGTGCTATCGCGGGGCGAGGATATCGTACCCTTGGTCGGTGCGCGCCGTCGTGACCGGATGAAGGAAGCCCTTGGTGCCTTGGAGATCCAGTTGAGCGGAGCTGATCTGGCCTTGATCGAAGAGGCGGTGCCAAGCGGTGCCGCAGCAGGGGAACGCTATCCTACGCCGATGATGGCGCATCTGGACAGCGAGCGGAAGTAG
- a CDS encoding amidohydrolase family protein, translated as MSVRSAFWFTLLACNAAQAQRTLFFNGHIFTSDSVGHFATFFVVEGGRFVEVGEGAPTEGPTAFGSRVDLEGATVIPGIVDSHIHFIDGALGMLQVGFFDVATTASWKARMVGTKGELLDGMYVGRDLGYPPLQGIERPIDLMDEVFPTTPAVIFLKSGHAALANSAAMRSMGFTPGTRITDGTIGTDASGRLTGYLFEAAAMEANKAVSGHFSAATIQEAIGKAQHKALSYGITTIGDNTFSPYNLKIYQQLQKHGLLQMRVRARSYGRIPLTAGLMAGLGQKKLRLIPSGVDLERVHYHAMKHFVDMSLSVPDDAGQAVEPGGTVFLDDRQLKDIFLLYPQETHAFHVQGAEGIERLLDTDAKYGGRLRPHRHVVDHAGYASPEQVQRIHDQGLAVTIIGGQTFDMDALIRYYSSVHPEGGEPFDPSRLLDTRTKVRMARGALTSDLPYGMDTLFANYPMIDGLNPFPAMAVNVTGRAPDGTPIAGTEGKTITVEEAVRAYTANGAYVLGEDKSFGTIATGQLADFVVLDRPVFERDGMGLYDTQVVRTYSDGKLVFDRSDTLAYSAPAPVPIRPSDYAVSPVIGYDPVLGLILGGAYFRFPLRTPGSFFSGQVQAILSGQVNVLVDHTRYGLFKRTDLNVAASFSDYFQYYFGEGSATNADVFEKIYASVYQLRPKLTYDLHRSWSTSLFADLRGRHETRAEDRDDEQLSGQVFPDENTLGFGASVQLDTRDNTFSTKKGFFGQLSLEDVPRELNVAGVDRGALLVNADLRYFRYIHDSRYVLAARLSGGYADGDPSYLFRYALGGTNTLRGFYSNRFRGSRYYAGQVEMRFPLYGRFSGAAFTDVGDITDGVFQDARMSYGGGIRFALNANVKLRLDYGTSTDQNGVFFTFGEAF; from the coding sequence ATGTCGGTCCGCTCGGCATTCTGGTTCACGCTGCTGGCATGCAACGCTGCCCAAGCGCAGCGCACGCTCTTTTTTAACGGACATATCTTCACTTCGGATAGCGTCGGACACTTCGCTACCTTCTTCGTGGTGGAGGGTGGGCGTTTCGTAGAAGTGGGAGAGGGCGCGCCGACCGAAGGACCCACTGCCTTTGGATCGCGCGTGGACCTGGAGGGCGCCACGGTGATACCGGGGATCGTGGACAGCCACATCCATTTCATCGATGGTGCCTTGGGAATGCTTCAAGTCGGATTTTTCGATGTGGCGACCACCGCCTCTTGGAAGGCACGGATGGTGGGAACAAAGGGCGAATTGCTGGACGGCATGTATGTGGGGCGCGATCTGGGTTATCCGCCGTTGCAGGGCATCGAACGGCCGATCGATCTTATGGACGAGGTGTTCCCGACCACCCCGGCTGTCATCTTCCTGAAGAGCGGACATGCGGCCCTCGCCAACTCGGCGGCCATGCGTTCCATGGGTTTCACTCCGGGTACGCGCATCACGGACGGCACCATCGGGACCGACGCCTCCGGCCGGCTCACGGGTTACTTGTTCGAAGCGGCGGCGATGGAAGCGAACAAGGCCGTGAGCGGTCATTTCTCGGCGGCCACGATCCAAGAGGCGATCGGGAAGGCCCAACACAAGGCGCTCTCATATGGGATCACCACCATCGGCGACAACACCTTCAGCCCCTACAACCTCAAGATCTACCAGCAACTGCAGAAGCATGGGCTTCTCCAGATGCGCGTCCGGGCACGCAGCTATGGTCGCATCCCACTGACCGCGGGGCTGATGGCGGGCCTCGGCCAGAAGAAGCTGCGCCTGATCCCCTCCGGGGTGGACCTGGAGCGCGTGCATTACCATGCCATGAAGCATTTCGTGGACATGTCGCTCTCCGTTCCGGATGATGCCGGACAGGCCGTTGAGCCGGGAGGAACGGTCTTTTTGGACGACCGCCAACTGAAGGACATCTTCCTGCTGTACCCCCAGGAGACCCACGCGTTCCATGTGCAGGGTGCGGAGGGCATTGAGCGCCTGTTGGATACAGATGCCAAGTATGGGGGCCGCTTGCGTCCGCACCGGCATGTGGTGGACCATGCGGGCTATGCCTCACCGGAGCAGGTGCAACGCATCCATGATCAAGGGCTTGCCGTCACCATCATCGGCGGGCAGACCTTTGATATGGACGCTTTGATCCGATACTATTCCAGCGTTCATCCGGAAGGTGGCGAGCCCTTTGATCCAAGTCGGCTGCTCGATACACGGACCAAGGTGCGCATGGCGCGTGGCGCGCTCACCAGCGACCTCCCCTACGGCATGGATACGCTCTTCGCGAACTACCCCATGATCGACGGGCTCAATCCATTCCCGGCCATGGCCGTGAACGTGACCGGACGCGCACCGGACGGAACGCCGATAGCGGGGACCGAAGGGAAGACCATCACGGTGGAGGAAGCGGTGCGGGCCTACACGGCGAACGGTGCGTACGTGCTGGGCGAGGACAAGTCCTTCGGGACCATCGCCACCGGGCAGTTGGCCGACTTCGTGGTGTTGGACCGGCCCGTATTCGAAAGGGATGGAATGGGGCTCTACGACACGCAAGTGGTGCGCACGTACAGCGATGGAAAGCTGGTGTTCGATCGCAGCGACACATTGGCCTACAGCGCCCCGGCCCCGGTCCCCATCCGCCCTTCGGACTATGCCGTATCACCGGTGATCGGCTATGACCCGGTGCTGGGGCTCATCCTTGGTGGCGCCTACTTCCGCTTTCCGCTGCGCACGCCGGGCAGCTTCTTCTCCGGTCAGGTGCAGGCCATCCTTAGCGGGCAGGTCAACGTGCTGGTGGACCACACACGCTATGGGCTGTTCAAGCGCACCGATCTCAACGTCGCAGCGTCCTTCTCGGATTATTTCCAATACTACTTCGGCGAGGGTAGCGCCACCAATGCCGACGTGTTTGAGAAGATCTATGCATCGGTCTACCAGCTGCGGCCCAAACTCACTTACGACCTGCACCGGTCGTGGAGCACCAGTCTCTTCGCCGACCTGCGCGGCCGCCACGAGACGCGCGCGGAGGACCGCGATGATGAGCAGCTCAGCGGTCAGGTGTTCCCTGATGAAAACACGCTGGGCTTCGGCGCCTCCGTGCAATTGGACACGCGGGACAACACCTTCAGCACGAAGAAGGGTTTCTTCGGTCAGCTTTCCCTGGAGGACGTTCCCCGGGAGCTGAACGTGGCAGGCGTCGATCGCGGTGCCCTGCTGGTGAACGCGGACCTGCGCTACTTCCGGTACATCCACGATTCGCGCTACGTGCTGGCCGCCCGCCTCAGTGGTGGCTATGCCGATGGCGACCCCAGTTACCTGTTCCGTTACGCATTGGGCGGCACCAATACCCTGCGCGGCTTTTACAGCAACCGCTTCCGGGGGAGCAGGTATTACGCGGGTCAGGTGGAAATGCGCTTCCCCCTGTATGGCCGCTTCTCCGGCGCGGCCTTCACGGATGTGGGTGACATCACCGATGGTGTCTTCCAGGATGCGCGCATGAGCTACGGAGGTGGTATCCGCTTCGCGCTTAACGCCAACGTGAAATTGCGCCTCGACTACGGCACCTCGACCGATCAGAACGGGGTTTTCTTCACGTTTGGCGAGGCATTTTGA
- a CDS encoding DinB family protein, translated as MDPRTTSLLALWKEGRTRLTNQLPKLTEADLPKKLAPGPNSAGFLLRHIGDVELLFAKNVFGLKDVQVHASTVAKGHDTGEWTDLAALTAYARESAEVLERAIVAQTDADWDVEIETKEFGKKTKAEALGRITTHTAYHAGQLTMVVKYGA; from the coding sequence ATGGATCCACGCACCACCTCCCTCCTCGCCCTCTGGAAAGAAGGCCGCACCCGCCTCACCAACCAGCTGCCCAAGCTCACCGAAGCCGACCTGCCGAAGAAGCTCGCGCCCGGACCCAACAGCGCCGGTTTCCTGCTGCGCCACATCGGCGACGTGGAACTGCTCTTTGCGAAGAACGTGTTCGGCTTGAAAGATGTGCAGGTGCATGCCAGCACCGTGGCCAAGGGGCATGACACCGGTGAATGGACCGACTTAGCCGCATTGACCGCCTACGCGCGGGAAAGCGCCGAAGTGCTGGAACGCGCGATCGTTGCACAGACCGATGCCGACTGGGACGTGGAGATCGAAACGAAGGAGTTCGGGAAGAAGACCAAGGCGGAAGCGCTGGGGCGCATCACAACGCACACGGCCTACCACGCAGGGCAGCTGACGATGGTGGTGAAGTACGGGGCGTAG
- a CDS encoding helix-turn-helix transcriptional regulator: protein MIIDGNEYRIRMNGQVYHCALDVTMEMVGGKWKTIVLWYLRKDKKRFSELRRSIPGITEKMLSLQLRQLEKDGFVSRKVHAEVPPRVEYSLTPHGRTLLPLLEEIAKWGRMMGKKNGTIEKVERPVKKKAVKLKAALA, encoded by the coding sequence ATGATCATCGACGGCAACGAATACAGGATCCGCATGAACGGGCAGGTCTATCACTGCGCATTGGACGTCACCATGGAGATGGTGGGCGGCAAGTGGAAGACCATCGTGCTATGGTACCTGCGCAAGGACAAGAAGCGCTTCAGCGAACTGCGCAGATCGATCCCGGGCATCACCGAGAAGATGCTCTCTTTGCAATTGCGCCAATTGGAGAAGGACGGCTTCGTGAGCCGGAAAGTGCACGCCGAAGTGCCACCACGTGTGGAATACAGCCTCACGCCGCACGGCCGCACACTGCTGCCGCTGTTGGAGGAGATCGCCAAGTGGGGGCGTATGATGGGCAAGAAGAACGGCACCATCGAGAAGGTGGAACGTCCGGTGAAGAAGAAGGCGGTGAAGCTGAAGGCCGCTCTGGCTTAG
- a CDS encoding NAD(P)-binding domain-containing protein: MKIGVFGTGVVGQTLAEKLESLGHEVVMGTRDVQQSLTRADKDSFGRPPLKDWLAQHSAVKLATHAEAAAHGALLVNATNGMGTLDALKLAGEKNLNGKVLLDISNPLDFSKGMPPTLFVCNTDSLAEQIQRAYPQLKVVKSLNTLNAYLMVAPRMLSEDHSIFLSGNDPDAKNDVRGILRSFGWKDSEMIDLGDVTTARGTEQLLPIWVRLWGALQNPMFNFKIVMGPAPKA, translated from the coding sequence ATGAAGATCGGTGTATTCGGAACAGGCGTGGTCGGACAGACGCTCGCCGAGAAACTCGAAAGCCTGGGCCACGAGGTGGTGATGGGCACCCGCGACGTGCAGCAAAGTCTGACCCGTGCCGACAAGGACAGCTTCGGTCGTCCGCCACTGAAGGACTGGCTGGCACAGCACTCCGCAGTGAAGCTTGCCACCCATGCGGAAGCGGCGGCACACGGAGCATTGCTGGTGAACGCAACGAACGGTATGGGCACATTGGACGCCTTGAAGCTCGCTGGTGAGAAGAACCTGAACGGCAAGGTGCTGCTCGACATCTCAAACCCGTTGGACTTTTCGAAGGGAATGCCACCAACGCTCTTCGTGTGCAACACCGATTCGTTGGCCGAACAGATCCAGCGCGCCTATCCGCAACTGAAGGTGGTGAAGAGCCTGAACACGCTGAACGCCTACCTGATGGTCGCACCGCGCATGCTGTCGGAGGACCACAGCATCTTCCTTAGCGGCAACGATCCGGATGCCAAGAACGACGTGCGCGGTATCCTGCGCTCCTTCGGTTGGAAGGATAGCGAGATGATCGACCTTGGTGACGTCACCACCGCGCGCGGCACCGAGCAGTTGTTGCCGATCTGGGTGCGGCTGTGGGGCGCACTGCAGAACCCGATGTTCAACTTCAAGATCGTGATGGGGCCGGCGCCGAAGGCGTGA